One genomic window of Paraburkholderia acidiphila includes the following:
- the pmbA gene encoding metalloprotease PmbA, which produces MAADIEARQRFFPHTQDELKEIASDILRHANALGASDAATEISEGDGLSVSVRRGEVETIEHNRDKMVGVTVYIGNKRGNASTSDFSAQALKDTVAAAYNIARFTADDDCAGLAERELLETAPRDLDLYHPWNLSADEAVEIARRAEDAAFAVDPRVKNSEGASVSAQHSQFVLATSGGFMHGYPYSRHYVSCAPIAGTGRNMQRDDWYTSRRSAAELASPEAVGRYAAERALSRLNARSLDTRKVPVLFEAPLAAGLLGAFVQAVSGGALYRKTSFLVDSLGKPVFAPHIQVVEDPHVPRAAGSAPFDEEGVRTQRREVVKDGIVQGYFLSSYSARKLGMQTTGNAGGSHNLQFQSSLTKPEDDFEEMLRKLGTGLLLTELMGQGVNFVTGDYSRGASGFWVENGKIQYPVEEITVASTLQEMFHHIVAVGADTLARGTRQTGSVLIERMTVAGQ; this is translated from the coding sequence ATGGCAGCAGACATCGAAGCCCGGCAACGCTTTTTCCCGCACACCCAGGACGAACTGAAAGAGATCGCGTCCGACATCCTTCGGCACGCCAACGCGCTCGGCGCGAGCGACGCCGCGACCGAGATTTCCGAAGGCGACGGCTTGTCCGTCTCGGTGCGCCGCGGCGAGGTCGAGACGATCGAGCACAACCGCGACAAGATGGTCGGCGTGACCGTCTATATCGGCAACAAGCGCGGCAACGCGAGCACCTCCGACTTTTCGGCGCAGGCGCTCAAGGACACGGTGGCGGCCGCGTACAACATCGCGCGCTTCACCGCCGACGACGACTGCGCGGGACTCGCCGAGCGCGAGCTGCTCGAAACCGCGCCGCGCGACCTCGATCTCTATCACCCGTGGAATCTCTCGGCCGACGAGGCTGTGGAAATCGCGCGCCGCGCCGAAGATGCGGCGTTCGCCGTGGATCCGCGCGTGAAGAACTCCGAAGGCGCGAGCGTTTCGGCGCAGCATTCGCAGTTCGTGCTCGCCACCTCGGGCGGCTTCATGCACGGCTATCCGTACTCGCGCCACTACGTTTCGTGTGCGCCGATCGCAGGCACGGGCCGCAACATGCAGCGCGACGACTGGTACACCTCGCGGCGCAGCGCGGCCGAGCTGGCCTCGCCCGAAGCCGTTGGGCGCTATGCGGCCGAGCGTGCGCTCTCGCGCCTGAACGCGCGCAGCCTCGACACGCGCAAAGTGCCGGTGCTGTTCGAAGCACCGCTGGCCGCAGGCCTGCTCGGCGCGTTCGTGCAGGCCGTAAGCGGCGGCGCGCTGTATCGCAAGACGTCGTTCCTCGTCGACAGCCTTGGCAAGCCGGTGTTCGCGCCGCACATCCAGGTCGTCGAGGACCCGCACGTGCCGCGTGCGGCCGGCAGCGCGCCGTTCGACGAAGAGGGCGTGCGCACGCAACGCCGCGAAGTCGTGAAGGACGGCATCGTGCAGGGTTATTTCCTGTCGTCGTATTCGGCGCGCAAGCTCGGCATGCAGACCACCGGCAACGCCGGCGGCTCCCACAATCTGCAGTTCCAGAGCTCGCTCACGAAGCCGGAAGACGACTTCGAAGAGATGCTCAGGAAGCTCGGCACCGGTCTCCTGCTGACCGAACTGATGGGGCAGGGCGTGAACTTCGTGACGGGCGACTATTCGCGCGGCGCGTCGGGCTTCTGGGTCGAGAACGGCAAAATCCAGTACCCGGTCGAGGAAATCACCGTGGCTTCAACGTTGCAGGAGATGTTCCACCACATTGTCGCCGTGGGCGCGGATACGCTCGCGCGCGGCACGCGTCAAACCGGTTCGGTGCTGATCGAGCGGATGACGGTGGCGGGGCAGTAA
- the mog gene encoding molybdopterin adenylyltransferase, which produces MTKPERSHPDELVIGLVSVSDRATSGVYEDKGIPSLMEWLGSVLKTPWRAETRLIHDDAATISATLTALVDGLGCDLVLTTGGTGPARRDVTPEATLAVATKEMPGFGEQMRQISLNFVPTAILSRQVAVIRENEDHAALIINLPGQPKSIKETLEGVRDDQGAVKVPGIFAAVPYCIDLIGGPYIETDPNVVAAFRPKNAQRAPRA; this is translated from the coding sequence ATGACGAAGCCTGAGCGCAGCCACCCTGACGAACTCGTGATCGGCCTCGTGTCGGTCAGCGACCGCGCGACGAGCGGCGTCTACGAGGACAAGGGCATTCCGTCGCTGATGGAATGGCTCGGCAGCGTGCTGAAAACGCCGTGGCGCGCCGAAACGCGCCTGATCCACGACGACGCGGCAACAATTTCCGCCACGCTCACGGCGCTCGTGGACGGTCTGGGCTGCGACCTCGTGCTGACCACGGGCGGCACCGGCCCCGCGCGGCGCGATGTGACGCCCGAGGCGACGCTCGCCGTGGCGACCAAGGAAATGCCGGGCTTTGGCGAGCAGATGCGCCAGATCAGCCTGAATTTCGTGCCGACGGCCATTCTGTCGCGCCAGGTCGCCGTGATCCGCGAAAACGAGGACCACGCGGCGCTCATCATCAACCTGCCGGGGCAGCCGAAGTCGATCAAGGAAACGCTGGAAGGCGTGCGCGACGATCAGGGCGCCGTGAAGGTGCCGGGTATTTTTGCCGCGGTGCCGTATTGCATCGACCTGATCGGCGGCCCGTATATCGAAACCGATCCGAACGTCGTGGCGGCGTTCCGGCCGAAGAACGCGCAGCGAGCGCCGCGCGCGTAA
- a CDS encoding dihydrofolate reductase: protein MTTLTLIVARARNGVIGRDNALPWRLPEDLAFFKRTTMGAPIIMGRKTHESIGRALPGRRNIVVTRDAGKRFPGCDTATSLDEALALAAQDQAPTAFLIGGAQLYGEGLGLAHELVVTEISADFEGDASFPAPDPDVWQETSRETLHANAPNDFDFAFVRYVRRD, encoded by the coding sequence ATGACGACGCTCACCCTCATCGTCGCGCGCGCCCGCAACGGCGTGATCGGCCGCGACAACGCGCTGCCCTGGCGGCTCCCCGAAGACCTTGCGTTCTTCAAGCGCACCACCATGGGCGCGCCCATCATCATGGGCCGCAAAACGCACGAATCGATCGGCCGCGCGTTGCCGGGCCGCCGCAACATCGTCGTGACGCGCGACGCGGGCAAGCGCTTTCCCGGCTGCGACACCGCCACGAGCCTCGACGAGGCGCTCGCGCTCGCGGCGCAGGACCAGGCCCCTACGGCGTTCCTGATCGGTGGCGCGCAGCTCTACGGCGAGGGACTCGGCCTCGCGCATGAACTCGTGGTGACGGAAATCTCTGCGGACTTCGAGGGCGATGCCAGCTTTCCCGCACCGGATCCGGACGTGTGGCAAGAAACGTCGCGCGAGACGCTGCATGCGAACGCGCCGAACGACTTCGACTTCGCGTTCGTGCGGTACGTGCGGCGGGATTGA
- the yjgA gene encoding ribosome biogenesis factor YjgA, which translates to MKRKTRIQPMNDAVADQDDNGYDRPSKSQLKRDMEALQELGQALVELPKDALKRMPMTEDLADAVHECRRITDHEGRRRQLQYVGRMMRGLSEAEVAALRTKFEEHRGVNKAATARLHWIERTRDKLLANDDALTEFIRQYPAADPQEGRTLIRNARREQEQNRPPKSFRELFQWIKDVSTQGAGEADDHDEARADEDREDDEA; encoded by the coding sequence ATGAAACGCAAAACCCGCATTCAACCGATGAACGACGCTGTCGCCGACCAGGACGACAACGGCTACGATCGCCCGAGCAAATCGCAGCTCAAGCGCGACATGGAAGCGCTCCAGGAACTGGGCCAGGCCCTTGTGGAACTGCCCAAGGACGCGCTCAAGCGCATGCCGATGACCGAAGACCTCGCGGACGCCGTCCACGAGTGCCGCCGCATCACCGACCACGAAGGCCGTCGCCGCCAGCTCCAGTATGTGGGCCGCATGATGCGCGGCCTGAGCGAAGCCGAAGTCGCCGCGCTGCGCACGAAGTTCGAAGAGCACCGCGGCGTGAACAAGGCCGCCACGGCGCGCCTGCACTGGATCGAGCGCACGCGCGACAAACTGCTCGCCAACGACGACGCGCTGACCGAATTTATCCGCCAGTACCCCGCCGCCGACCCGCAGGAAGGCCGCACACTGATCCGCAATGCGCGGCGCGAGCAGGAACAGAACCGGCCGCCGAAGTCCTTCCGCGAACTGTTCCAGTGGATCAAGGACGTGAGCACGCAAGGCGCCGGTGAGGCGGACGACCACGACGAAGCGCGCGCCGACGAGGACCGCGAAGATGACGAAGCCTGA